In Armatimonadota bacterium, the following proteins share a genomic window:
- a CDS encoding PEP-CTERM sorting domain-containing protein (PEP-CTERM proteins occur, often in large numbers, in the proteomes of bacteria that also encode an exosortase, a predicted intramembrane cysteine proteinase. The presence of a PEP-CTERM domain at a protein's C-terminus predicts cleavage within the sorting domain, followed by covalent anchoring to some some component of the (usually Gram-negative) cell surface. Many PEP-CTERM proteins exhibit an unusual sequence composition that includes large numbers of potential glycosylation sites. Expression of one such protein has been shown restore the ability of a bacterium to form floc, a type of biofilm.) has translation MMIKLLGLAGLACLSSFTFGQGLIYMPDSTNNRMVAFNPFDGSVVNSNLFGLAGGTPIHAMQVGNEVWVSEQTGDRVSRWSVTGASLGAVTGQMDNIRGMGLINGTVYVTNAGTGNSAPGAALRMFTTSGTSLGHFTTPNAPGPFGILEYQGAMLVSSSSANDDIHKYSLTGTSLGTFYNGARSFFEQMDYAADGNILAAVFSSNVVVKLNASTGAEISSFAATGARGVFQLGNGNILWTNGSGAHVFNTATGGSSQIYTGGGRYLDLVVVPEPATMLVFLGGLAVLRRRSRAAQ, from the coding sequence ATGATGATTAAATTGCTTGGTTTGGCGGGCCTGGCCTGTCTTTCGTCGTTCACTTTTGGCCAGGGCCTGATCTACATGCCTGACAGCACGAACAACCGTATGGTTGCCTTCAACCCCTTTGATGGGAGTGTGGTGAACTCAAACCTCTTTGGGTTGGCAGGTGGCACACCCATCCATGCGATGCAAGTGGGGAACGAAGTCTGGGTTTCTGAGCAGACTGGCGATAGAGTCTCGCGATGGAGCGTCACTGGCGCCTCGCTGGGGGCCGTCACCGGCCAGATGGACAACATCCGCGGGATGGGCCTGATCAACGGGACGGTGTACGTGACCAATGCCGGAACGGGTAACAGCGCTCCTGGCGCGGCCCTCCGAATGTTCACGACAAGCGGCACGAGCCTCGGCCACTTCACGACCCCCAACGCACCCGGTCCCTTCGGGATCCTGGAGTATCAGGGCGCGATGTTGGTTTCCTCGTCCTCGGCCAACGATGACATCCACAAGTACAGCTTGACGGGAACGTCGCTGGGAACGTTTTACAATGGCGCGAGGAGCTTTTTTGAGCAGATGGACTATGCCGCCGACGGCAACATCCTCGCAGCGGTTTTCTCGTCCAACGTCGTGGTTAAGCTCAACGCCAGCACGGGCGCCGAGATCAGTTCGTTTGCCGCTACTGGCGCGCGTGGCGTGTTCCAGTTAGGTAACGGGAACATCCTTTGGACGAACGGCTCTGGAGCGCACGTTTTCAATACGGCGACCGGCGGTTCCAGCCAGATCTACACGGGCGGAGGCAGATATCTGGACCTAGTGGTAGTGCCCGAACCTGCAACGATGCTTGTGTTCCTAGGTGGACTTGCCGTGCTTCGCAGAAGGTCGCGAGCTGCGCAATAG
- a CDS encoding zinc metalloprotease, translated as MKTKNTLIVGLPCAVLGTVLAIGCGGAGVSDQTRGIADGQGLSQVGVCGTGAPSLEEQVRVEAEVALHEKGRAGGIVTIPVYMHIITADDGVTGNFSDVVVANIVAKLNSAFAGTEGAGGYNTNFRFQLVSTDRTANTIWWQATRDSPAEVECKTALRQGSADDLNLYIRDLPPGLGGYGGFPWWYAGAPHMDGPVMDYAIILTAGSTTEVTDIAPHEVGHWMGLYHTFQDGCKKQNDYVADTPAQRNYTSGCPTPNPDTCTGGAFKGVDPIHNFMDYSNEVCMYQYTLNQSQRFDNMWATYRQGK; from the coding sequence ATGAAAACAAAGAACACACTAATCGTAGGATTACCATGCGCCGTGCTGGGCACGGTGTTGGCCATCGGATGCGGGGGCGCGGGCGTCTCGGACCAGACCAGGGGCATCGCCGACGGGCAGGGCCTATCGCAGGTCGGGGTCTGTGGCACGGGCGCGCCGTCGCTCGAAGAACAGGTGCGCGTCGAGGCCGAAGTCGCCCTGCACGAAAAGGGGCGCGCGGGCGGCATCGTCACGATCCCCGTCTATATGCACATCATCACGGCCGATGACGGTGTGACCGGCAACTTCTCGGACGTGGTCGTGGCGAACATCGTGGCCAAGCTCAACTCCGCGTTCGCCGGCACGGAGGGCGCAGGCGGATACAACACGAATTTCCGATTCCAGCTCGTCAGCACCGATCGGACGGCGAACACCATCTGGTGGCAGGCCACCCGGGACAGTCCCGCAGAAGTCGAGTGCAAGACCGCGCTGCGCCAGGGCTCTGCCGACGACCTGAACCTCTACATTCGGGACCTTCCGCCTGGACTTGGAGGCTACGGCGGCTTTCCATGGTGGTATGCGGGCGCGCCTCACATGGACGGCCCCGTGATGGACTATGCGATCATCCTGACGGCGGGCAGCACCACCGAAGTCACGGACATCGCTCCCCACGAGGTCGGCCACTGGATGGGCCTGTATCACACCTTCCAGGACGGCTGCAAGAAGCAGAACGACTATGTGGCCGACACGCCGGCCCAAAGGAACTACACGAGCGGCTGCCCTACGCCTAATCCGGACACCTGCACGGGTGGTGCGTTCAAAGGTGTGGACCCGATCCACAACTTCATGGACTACTCCAACGAGGTGTGCATGTACCAGTACACCCTGAACCAAAGCCAGCGGTTCGACAACATGTGGGCGACGTACCGTCAAGGAAAGTGA
- a CDS encoding GIY-YIG nuclease family protein, whose amino-acid sequence MSSSPPKLLFAVITVYILWSEPKNRFYVGHTANLRDRFEHHNQALSRGFRVR is encoded by the coding sequence ATGTCATCGTCTCCTCCAAAACTCCTGTTCGCCGTGATCACGGTCTACATCCTCTGGAGCGAACCCAAGAACCGATTCTATGTCGGCCATACAGCCAACTTGCGTGACCGATTTGAGCATCACAACCAAGCCCTGAGCCGAGGTTTTCGAGTGCGATGA
- a CDS encoding sodium-dependent bicarbonate transport family permease, whose amino-acid sequence MVLAFALGFIAIVIKSDLKLPDGLYASLSIYLLFAIGLKGGVALSQARISDLWGPVLATLGISVVTPALAYNVCRRFGRLDRTDSAAMAAHYGSVSAVTFIAATSFAQIQGLSPEGFLPALVAILEVPAILFALWLVLRKEQGKTLGPLLHELLTGRAIVLLVGGLLIGLLASPSGMQQVEPLFGDLFKGALTIFLLEMGLVAGSKVPQLQQNAAFLLLFGTLVPLANGALGVAAGVLVGLSIGGAGVLGAMAASASYIAAPAAVRIMLPRANASLYLTGAIAVTFPFNLVVGIPVYLEIAKRLGSGG is encoded by the coding sequence ATGGTGCTGGCGTTCGCGCTTGGTTTCATCGCAATCGTCATCAAGAGCGACCTAAAGCTGCCTGACGGCCTCTACGCCTCCCTGTCCATCTACTTGCTGTTTGCGATTGGGCTAAAGGGAGGCGTTGCGCTCTCTCAGGCAAGAATCTCGGATCTGTGGGGCCCGGTTCTTGCCACGTTAGGCATAAGCGTCGTCACGCCGGCCCTTGCGTACAATGTGTGCCGCCGATTTGGGAGGCTCGATCGAACGGACTCAGCCGCGATGGCAGCACACTACGGATCGGTTTCGGCAGTTACCTTTATCGCCGCAACCTCTTTTGCTCAGATCCAGGGGCTGAGCCCCGAGGGATTTCTTCCCGCTCTAGTGGCAATTCTAGAAGTTCCTGCGATTCTGTTTGCGCTGTGGTTGGTGCTAAGGAAAGAACAGGGCAAAACGCTTGGGCCACTGTTGCATGAACTCCTGACGGGGCGCGCGATCGTACTCCTGGTCGGAGGTCTGCTGATTGGCCTCTTGGCCTCCCCCTCGGGGATGCAGCAAGTGGAACCCCTCTTTGGAGACCTGTTCAAGGGAGCTTTGACGATCTTCCTGCTCGAAATGGGCCTTGTCGCAGGTTCGAAGGTTCCCCAACTTCAGCAGAACGCGGCCTTCCTTCTGCTCTTTGGGACCCTGGTGCCGCTGGCGAACGGTGCTTTGGGAGTCGCGGCCGGAGTCCTCGTCGGGCTCTCAATAGGGGGGGCAGGGGTACTCGGCGCAATGGCGGCAAGCGCCTCGTACATCGCTGCGCCGGCCGCCGTTCGGATCATGTTGCCTCGGGCCAATGCGAGTCTCTATCTCACCGGCGCGATTGCGGTGACCTTCCCGTTCAACCTCGTTGTCGGCATACCTGTCTACCTTGAAATAGCCAAGCGTCTCGGTTCAGGTGGTTAG
- a CDS encoding TerC family protein, which translates to MVEIANIPLWIWGAFMAFVLVMLALDLGVFHRQAHKVEIKEALAWSGVWIGLALLFNLGLFFFWDQIQPGSRYTNEEAGFAFLAGYLIEKALSVDNIFVFLLIFGYFSVPEKYQHRVLFWGIIGALIFRAIFIAAGAALLEKFFWTMIIFGLFLIFTGIKMAIVRDKKIDPEKNPLVRLFRRLMPVTPDYRGQKFFTRIDGRLWATPLFVVLLMVEFTDVIFAVDSIPAIFAITSDPFLVFTSNVFAILGLRALFFALAGLMQMFHYLSYGLAAILVFVGGKMLYNYAEKVIVPEWPKFPVALSLGIIVAILGTAILASIRRPQAKGVA; encoded by the coding sequence ATGGTAGAAATAGCAAACATCCCCCTTTGGATCTGGGGCGCGTTCATGGCGTTCGTGCTAGTGATGCTCGCCCTAGATCTTGGCGTCTTTCACCGCCAGGCGCACAAAGTCGAGATCAAGGAGGCCCTCGCATGGAGCGGCGTCTGGATCGGCCTCGCGCTACTCTTTAACCTCGGTCTCTTCTTCTTCTGGGATCAGATCCAGCCGGGGAGCCGATACACCAATGAGGAAGCTGGCTTCGCCTTTCTAGCCGGGTATCTGATAGAGAAGGCGCTGAGCGTCGACAACATCTTTGTGTTCCTGCTGATCTTCGGCTACTTCTCCGTGCCGGAGAAGTATCAGCACCGCGTGCTCTTCTGGGGAATCATCGGAGCCTTGATCTTCAGAGCAATCTTCATCGCGGCAGGCGCTGCGCTGCTCGAGAAGTTCTTCTGGACGATGATCATCTTTGGCTTGTTCTTGATCTTTACGGGTATCAAGATGGCGATCGTCAGGGACAAGAAGATCGACCCTGAGAAGAATCCGCTCGTGAGGCTGTTTCGCAGGCTGATGCCCGTGACGCCCGACTATCGCGGGCAGAAGTTCTTCACCCGAATCGACGGCAGGCTCTGGGCGACTCCCCTCTTCGTCGTCTTGCTGATGGTCGAGTTTACAGACGTGATCTTCGCCGTGGACTCGATTCCTGCGATCTTCGCGATTACCTCCGACCCATTCCTCGTGTTCACTTCGAACGTCTTTGCCATTCTTGGACTTCGAGCGCTCTTCTTCGCACTCGCCGGCCTCATGCAGATGTTCCACTACCTCAGCTACGGGCTTGCCGCGATTCTCGTATTCGTGGGCGGCAAGATGCTCTACAACTACGCAGAGAAGGTCATTGTTCCCGAGTGGCCCAAGTTCCCGGTAGCGCTGTCGCTCGGGATTATCGTCGCGATTCTCGGAACCGCGATCCTTGCCTCCATAAGAAGACCCCAGGCGAAAGGGGTCGCGTAA
- a CDS encoding zf-TFIIB domain-containing protein, whose amino-acid sequence MKCPNCEVIELTMADRTGVEIDYCTVCRGVWLDRGELDKIIDRSATTSDTSERIAERSLPSHRSGGEHRRHDDDDRDDHRGRRNKRGGFLGELFDF is encoded by the coding sequence ATGAAATGCCCCAATTGTGAGGTCATCGAACTTACGATGGCTGACCGAACTGGAGTTGAGATCGACTACTGCACCGTGTGCCGTGGCGTCTGGCTCGATCGCGGAGAGCTCGACAAAATCATCGATCGATCGGCCACGACCTCCGACACCTCCGAGCGTATCGCGGAGCGCTCGCTACCCTCCCACAGGTCCGGCGGGGAGCACCGACGCCATGACGATGACGATCGCGACGACCATCGTGGCCGTCGCAACAAACGCGGAGGGTTTCTCGGAGAACTTTTTGACTTCTGA
- a CDS encoding bifunctional DNA primase/polymerase — MYTQLKNRNLEAALGYARRGWAVFPCRIDKKPLTQKGFKDATTDEFTVKAWWTERPDASIGVPTGSKNRIVVLDVDVDKDKDGNVALQALTRGVVPKTLAATTGRGGTHYFFEHPGIHIGSSAGKLGEGLDIRGDGGYVIVSPSNHPSGRSYEWQNDLPIAPMPDWLLRAIEAPEAPALKRQVQDADPFEFGTDIPEGRRNHKVFRYAAGLRAGGMEHEDILATIRSLNKLSCKPPLDEDELRGIADSASQYQPEPRGEPRSQKAKALSTDTKELNDAGNAARFVEAHGSCVRYVKSIEKWLIYDGARWKEDKLGKVQELAKETARKIHHEAAETADKNDRMHLSSWAENSGNKTKLKAMVDLATSDPHVARLADDFDKEPFDLCVRNGVLDLTNGELRPHSPDDMITKMAPVEFDSGAACPQFRQFLDQVTANDQDLQRYMQKVAGYCLTADMREQVFFIVYGLGSNGKSVFIDVIAQMMGEYAMTTDFKTFLEQKSQGPRNDIAALWGCRFAIGSEIGPGGHLDETVVKQVTGQDSISARYLYKEFDVDKMVCKIFLATNHLPTIRGTEHGIWRRVRVIPFDVTIKDDQVDRQLAEKLKTELPGILNWAVEGCLLWQKEGLTPPKRVVEAGHKYRLEADTVEQFIQECCVKDPKAEVKSSEFYHRYEEYCDNNGLTAIHMTTFFKKLTEKEIGTRRSETSYRTGIRMLTLEERRLKRTT, encoded by the coding sequence ATGTACACGCAGTTAAAGAACAGAAACTTGGAAGCCGCCCTCGGCTATGCACGCCGTGGTTGGGCGGTCTTTCCCTGTCGTATTGACAAGAAGCCCTTGACACAGAAGGGGTTCAAGGATGCGACGACCGACGAATTCACCGTGAAGGCGTGGTGGACGGAACGTCCTGATGCAAGCATCGGCGTGCCGACCGGAAGCAAGAACCGGATCGTCGTCCTCGACGTGGACGTCGACAAGGACAAGGACGGCAACGTCGCCTTGCAGGCATTGACCCGTGGTGTCGTCCCCAAGACGCTAGCCGCGACCACGGGGCGCGGTGGCACACATTACTTTTTTGAGCACCCTGGGATTCACATTGGGAGTTCCGCGGGCAAGCTCGGAGAAGGGCTCGATATTCGGGGCGACGGCGGCTACGTGATCGTCAGCCCGAGCAATCACCCCAGCGGCAGGAGCTACGAATGGCAGAATGACCTGCCCATCGCCCCCATGCCCGACTGGCTCCTAAGGGCCATCGAGGCGCCCGAAGCACCCGCCCTGAAACGTCAGGTCCAGGATGCTGACCCCTTCGAGTTCGGAACCGACATCCCCGAAGGGCGACGGAATCACAAGGTCTTTCGATATGCCGCTGGACTCAGGGCAGGCGGAATGGAGCATGAGGACATTCTCGCCACGATCCGCAGCCTGAACAAGCTCAGCTGCAAGCCTCCGCTCGACGAAGACGAACTCCGGGGAATCGCGGACAGCGCTTCCCAATACCAGCCTGAACCCCGAGGCGAGCCGAGAAGCCAAAAGGCGAAAGCACTAAGCACTGACACCAAGGAACTCAACGATGCGGGCAACGCCGCTCGCTTCGTCGAGGCTCATGGCTCGTGCGTGCGCTACGTCAAGTCGATTGAGAAGTGGCTGATCTACGACGGCGCGCGCTGGAAGGAGGACAAACTGGGCAAGGTTCAGGAGCTTGCCAAGGAAACGGCGCGGAAGATCCACCACGAGGCGGCTGAAACTGCTGACAAGAACGACCGGATGCATCTTTCGTCTTGGGCCGAAAACTCCGGCAACAAGACCAAGCTCAAGGCCATGGTCGATCTGGCCACGTCAGATCCCCACGTCGCCAGACTAGCCGATGACTTCGATAAGGAGCCGTTTGACCTTTGCGTTCGCAACGGAGTACTCGATCTGACGAACGGAGAACTCAGGCCGCACAGCCCAGACGACATGATCACCAAAATGGCGCCGGTCGAGTTTGATTCTGGAGCCGCTTGTCCTCAGTTCAGGCAGTTCCTCGACCAAGTGACCGCAAACGACCAAGATCTTCAGCGCTACATGCAGAAGGTCGCGGGCTACTGCCTGACCGCCGACATGAGGGAACAGGTCTTCTTCATCGTCTACGGACTCGGAAGCAACGGCAAGTCGGTGTTCATCGACGTCATAGCGCAAATGATGGGCGAGTACGCCATGACCACCGATTTCAAGACGTTTCTTGAGCAGAAGTCCCAGGGCCCTCGCAACGACATCGCAGCGCTTTGGGGCTGTAGGTTTGCCATCGGCTCAGAGATCGGACCCGGTGGGCACCTTGATGAAACCGTCGTCAAACAGGTGACCGGCCAGGACTCCATTAGCGCGCGGTACCTCTACAAGGAGTTCGACGTTGACAAGATGGTGTGCAAGATCTTCCTTGCCACGAATCACCTTCCAACGATTCGCGGTACAGAGCACGGCATCTGGAGACGAGTCAGGGTGATCCCCTTTGACGTGACCATCAAAGACGATCAAGTCGACCGGCAACTTGCTGAGAAACTGAAAACCGAGCTGCCTGGCATCTTGAACTGGGCCGTTGAGGGCTGTCTGCTCTGGCAGAAGGAAGGGCTCACCCCACCTAAGCGCGTAGTCGAAGCCGGTCATAAGTACCGTCTCGAAGCCGACACAGTGGAGCAGTTCATCCAGGAATGCTGCGTCAAAGATCCGAAGGCCGAGGTCAAGTCTTCGGAGTTCTATCACCGGTACGAAGAGTATTGCGACAACAACGGCTTGACCGCGATCCACATGACGACGTTCTTCAAGAAGCTGACCGAGAAGGAGATCGGAACCCGAAGGAGCGAGACGTCCTATCGGACCGGAATTCGGATGCTTACCCTCGAAGAGAGGCGGTTAAAGCGAACTACGTAG
- a CDS encoding DUF1738 domain-containing protein, producing MDDKVQRLAKSALQRLTTDLAGGQSQALSDYLKTMSRFHKYSWFNCLLIWGAKPEAKFIAGYRKWEEFGRHVRRGEKGICIVAPIARKGAKADSHAEDGSILQTKGFIGVHVWDISQTDGQDLPTIGKRTGNPGIYLERLKQFAADSGIKLEYLPSLGGPEGKSSGGRIQIKQGMSAPDELGVLAHELAHELIHQHGKRGDKTKKVLELEAEAVAYAICEGVGISSGTASADYIQLYRGDAALLMESLATIQRAAASILKAVLD from the coding sequence ATGGACGACAAGGTCCAAAGACTCGCCAAGTCGGCGCTACAGCGCCTTACGACCGATCTCGCTGGGGGCCAATCCCAAGCCCTAAGCGACTACCTCAAGACGATGAGCCGGTTCCACAAGTATTCGTGGTTCAACTGCCTCTTGATTTGGGGCGCCAAACCCGAAGCCAAGTTTATTGCCGGCTATCGCAAATGGGAAGAGTTCGGGCGACATGTTCGGCGCGGGGAGAAAGGAATCTGCATCGTTGCGCCGATCGCCCGAAAGGGTGCCAAGGCCGACTCTCACGCCGAGGACGGTTCAATACTCCAGACAAAGGGGTTCATTGGCGTCCACGTGTGGGACATCAGCCAAACCGATGGGCAAGACCTGCCCACCATCGGCAAGCGCACCGGCAATCCGGGCATCTACTTGGAACGCCTCAAGCAATTCGCTGCAGATTCCGGGATCAAACTCGAGTACCTCCCATCCTTAGGCGGACCTGAGGGCAAGAGCTCGGGTGGCCGCATCCAGATCAAGCAGGGCATGTCTGCTCCCGACGAGCTGGGTGTTCTGGCCCACGAGCTCGCGCACGAGCTGATCCATCAGCACGGCAAGCGAGGCGACAAGACGAAGAAGGTCCTTGAGCTTGAGGCCGAAGCGGTCGCCTACGCGATCTGCGAAGGGGTCGGAATCAGTAGCGGCACGGCAAGCGCCGACTACATCCAACTCTATCGAGGCGACGCCGCGCTACTGATGGAGAGCCTGGCGACGATCCAAAGGGCCGCTGCCTCCATCCTCAAGGCTGTGCTCGATTAG
- a CDS encoding HNH endonuclease, with translation MALPKTPNRITTSFAFSYVERAILEGLGRRSFGKPEHAQVAAFFADGESEPSCAYCGMPEPKRWDHVLPVRAGGETVLGNMVLACAACDDSKQHRPFEDWLRARGVQDAEARIERIIAYRTHFGYEPRVLEDRLDEAQARQLEALRAEAADLRRRIDGFLSSLDS, from the coding sequence ATGGCACTCCCGAAGACGCCGAACCGCATCACCACGAGCTTTGCCTTCAGCTACGTCGAACGCGCGATTCTCGAAGGGCTGGGAAGAAGGAGCTTCGGCAAGCCAGAACATGCCCAGGTCGCAGCCTTCTTTGCAGACGGGGAATCCGAGCCATCATGCGCCTATTGCGGTATGCCCGAACCTAAGCGTTGGGATCATGTGCTCCCGGTTCGGGCAGGAGGCGAAACTGTTCTGGGCAACATGGTGCTCGCATGCGCGGCCTGTGACGACTCAAAGCAGCATCGTCCATTTGAGGATTGGCTGAGAGCCCGAGGGGTGCAGGACGCCGAAGCACGCATCGAGCGGATCATCGCCTATCGGACCCACTTCGGATACGAGCCTCGCGTTCTCGAAGATCGCCTTGACGAAGCGCAGGCGCGGCAGCTCGAAGCGCTCAGGGCGGAGGCGGCAGACCTCAGGAGGCGGATCGACGGGTTCCTTTCGAGCCTGGACTCATAA